A stretch of Ischnura elegans chromosome 4, ioIscEleg1.1, whole genome shotgun sequence DNA encodes these proteins:
- the LOC124157587 gene encoding uncharacterized protein LOC124157587 isoform X2 yields the protein MIEASSHSGRRISKQRSSGSAQNGCGKYSNYSLSSTNGNHEEHPKKSKGRTRSHIARNVTSGILGPSIGDTLIGAVEFASPLLRSVTSRRSIETKERRSANGSSIEYHGRTATSENSFQRKKKERRCDRGAGFRKGAVNQLRMLLTPMLDHVILETAEICCCCCRSKMGARLEQDMRQWKQELKEKREGGYKKPRESIGSKRSRREEDEEKKMEDEEKEMDHGSWQDMDDDRMEGQNFGRSRETGAPIKSKRGRRKGDEEKKMEDEEKEMEHGSWQDMDDDRMEGEIRGRSRETARNLPRRERTTPSETLVESESLNTVLPARSITSKEEESPAAAEEGISKKSNEVPQMMSIGIQLSDNELFPVKTEFSRQKVTTQDKMSQTEEPDVVVTSAVIKGEPERENLCENQSEEENIVASTPIARKPCKNRRNITESHNREATTGSDWGVCRALSLSKGLVETIALQARAIGGALELGTSLLPKESAFSPASHCRDRRVPGGWPQDSVQQSRSLYRIQNSTMNETTAPSARPKPFPCRKNRPRLDMTTESPIQRRTLPRSRSSMACIPPKSNAQERKPTIQERMGICQEPRNDDSVGWDYAVPHFRGTIEEGPLSSATMNYSYYMEGDKSLENESGRKPSCSEEIADLCDETRQETQMINGERFKSSTEKGQINHIDETETPNTLAGRNYLTPCSTRGNRLTHPSGEEINGDGMAPKSRGPCSSRQTIAVPMLARPLNRCNEYANLNRTQVEDNSWVPDENSAMRSSQDHNLYQEVSDAGNYDHVKQGTDEVSSRKTSDNKDNKEGEEVSGEISGGRDILEKGDPGEGKCENKSDTYSSRPPPISTCFEPRCSDAGLTRKDDYAVCRDQPTTREKNLLELEEIPSQDGKTAKVITRREKNTEVKNTEEFGDKIPFSEDSFESRVEKTNAEEIPKQPPTKRNSFLEMLRRKNGYKRSKRISEVSTTLRGKLCTTIEEEETVETKSTVEYADAEEKIKCLEEGARNDAKPSRSSKEGYYTENDYNEATKVGNVWDVERGEKISQNSSETSLRLPVCDRSGNVVGVREMELKPSKSRRCANREPPTEEGRTNQAEPRKGVQSTLERGELARRSVEDPRRTNSTMEATSAADCGRKRLRHRSRREPGSRQKSARVLWAIARINDYGGGERTLEIVETDEKRPDTQGKEPEFGRELIVIAPTSQIAQGSFTATG from the exons ATGATAGAAGCATCATCACATTCAGGAAGACGAATTTCAAAACAGAGATCAAGTGGCAGTGCACAGAATGGTTGTGGAAAGTATTCCAATTACTCACTATCTTCAACGAATGGAAACCATGAAGAACATCCAAAAAAATCCAAAG GCAGAACCAGATCACACATCGCCAGGAACGTTACGTCAGGGATCCTGGGTCCGAGTATCGGTGACACGCTCATCGGAGCCGTGGAGTTTGCGAGCCCACTCCTCAGAAGCGTAACCTCCAGAAGAAGTATCGAAACAAAAGAACGCCGAAGTGCCAACGGCTCATCTATCGAGTACCATGGCCGGACTGCGACCTCGGAGAATTCGTTCCAGCGGAAGAAGAAAGAGAGACGCTGTGATCGGGGCGCGGGATTCCGCAAAGGTGCTGTGAACCAGCTGAGGATGTTGCTCACGCCCATGCTGGACCATGTCATCCTCGAGACGGCGGAAATCTGCTGTTGCTGCTGCCGAAGCAAGATGGGAGCGAGGCTAGAGCAGGATATGAGACAGTGGAAACAAGAGTTGAAagagaagagagagggaggatatAAGAAGCCCAGAGAGTCGATCGGAAGCAAAAGGAGTCGTAGGGAAGAAGATGAGGAAAAGAAGATGGAAGATGAGGAAAAGGAGATGGACCATGGGAGTTGGCAGGACATGGATGATGACCGAATGGAAGGACAAAACTTTGGACGGTCCAGAGAGACG GGTGCCCCGATTAAAAGCAAAAGGGGCCGTAGGAAAGGAGATGAGGAAAAGAAGATGGAAGATGAGGAAAAGGAGATGGAACATGGGAGTTGGCAGGACATGGATGATGACCGAATGGAGGGAGAAATCCGTGGACGGTCCAGAGAGACG GCTAGAAATCTCCCGAGGCGAGAGCGGACAACACCGAGCGAGACGTTAGTGGAGAGCGAATCCCTGAACACGGTCTTGCCAGCGAGAAGTATCACCTCCAAAGAAGAAGAATCTCCCGCCGCGGCTGAAGAAGGAATTTCCAAGAAGTCGAATGAAGTCCCACAAATGATGAGCATAGGAATACAACTGTCCGACAACGAACTTTTTCCTGTTAAAACAGAATTTTCGAGGCAAAAAGTTACAACTCAAGACAAAATGTCACAGACGGAGGAGCCGGACGTCGTCGTAACATCGGCTGTTATCAAGGGTGAGCCcgaaagagaaaatttgtgtgaaaatcagagcgaagaagaaaatattgttgCCTCGACTCCAATTGCAAGAAAACCGTGCAAAAACAGAAGAAACATCACAGAGAGTCATAATCGAGAAGCAACAACTGGATCTGACTGGGGCGTGTGCAGAGCCCTGTCTCTCTCAAAGGGCTTGGTGGAAACGATTGCATTGCAAGCCCGCGCAATTGGAGGAGCTCTTGAACTGGGGACATCCTTGCTGCCGAAAGAGAGTGCATTCTCTCCCGCTTCACACTGCCGGGATCGTCGCGTTCCAGGAGGATGGCCACAAGATTCCGTGCAGCAAAGCAGATCACTCTACCGAATACAAAATTCGACGATGAACGAAACCACAGCTCCTTCAGCAAGACCAAAACCGTTTCCGTGCAGAAAGAATAGGCCTCGACTAGACATGACCACCGAGAGCCCGATCCAAAGACGGACATTACCGAGAAGTAGAAGCTCTATGGCCTGTATACCACCCAAATCCAACGCGCAAGAAAGGAAACCCACGATTCAGGAAAGAATGGGGATTTGTCAAGAGCCTCGAAACGACGATTCAGTCGGATGGGACTACGCGGTGCCTCATTTCCGAGGAACAATAGAAGAAGGTCCGCTTAGCAGCGCGACCATGAACTATAGCTATTATATGGAGGGGGATAAAAGCCTAGAAAACGAAAGTGGTCGCAAGCCCTCATGCAGTGAAGAAATTGCTGATTTATGCGATGAAACACGTCAAGAGACTCAGATGATTAATGGAGAGAGATTTAAGTCATCAACGGAAAAAGGACAAATAAATCATATAGATGAAACTGAAACACCAAATACTCTGGCGGGCAGAAACTATTTAACACCATGCTCTACTCGGGGCAATAGATTAACGCATCCCTCGGGTGAAGAAATAAATGGTGATGGCATGGCGCCAAAAAGTCGTGGACCGTGTTCATCCAGACAGACCATCGCTGTTCCAATGCTTGCTAGGCCTTTAAACAGATGCAACGAATACGCTAATCTCAATAGAACACAAGTTGAAGACAACAGCTGGGTTCcagacgaaaactccgccatgCGTTCATCACAAGACCATAATCTGTACCAAGAAGTGAGTGATGCTGGAAACTATGACCATGTTAAACAAGGGACAGATGAAGTATCCTCTAGAAAGACGAGCGACAATAAAGATAATAAGGAAGGCGAAGAGGTGAGTGGTGAAATTTCTGGAGGAAGAGATATTCTCGAGAAAGGTGACCCTGGTGAAGGAAAATGCGAAAATAAAAGTGACACATATTCCAGTAGACCCCCACCCATATCGACCTGCTTCGAGCCCCGGTGCTCAGACGCCGGGCTGACAAGAAAGGACGACTACGCCGTTTGCAGAGACCAACCCACCACCAGAGAAAAGAATCTCTTAGAATTGGAGGAGATTCCTTCCCAGGATGGAAAAACTGCAAAGGTCATaacgagaagagaaaaaaatactgaggtGAAGAATACGGAGGAGTTCGGTGATAAAATTCCTTTCAGCGAAGATTCATTCGAGAGTAGAGTCGAGAAGACCAATGCAGAAGAGATTCCTAAGCAACCCCCCACGAAACGGAACAGTTTCCTAGAAATGCTGAGGAGGAAGAACGGTTACAAGCGCAGCAAAAGAATTTCAGAGGTTTCCACCACCCTTCGTGGAAAACTATGCACAACCATAGAGGAGGAAGAAACGGTGGAGACAAAGTCAACTGTCGAATATGCAGATGCGgaggaaaagataaaatgttTGGAGGAGGGCGCGAGGAATGATGCTAAACCGTCAAGGTCTTCAAAAGAAGGGTACTATACGGAAAACGACTACAACGAGGCCACCAAG gtaggAAATGTTTGGGACGTCGAGAGGGGAGAGAAGATATCTCAAAACTCATCGGAGACCAGCCTTCGTCTACCAGtttgcgaccgaagtggcaatgtGGTCGGCGTCCGCGAAATGGAACTGAAACCCAGCAAATCTAGGAGGTGTGCCAACAGAGAGCCACCAACGGAGGAAGGGCGAACAAACCAAGCAGAGCCGAGGAAAGGGGTCCAATCAACCCTGGAGAGGGGTGAACTGGCCAGGAGAAGTGTCGAGGACCCGAGGCGGACGAATTCGACGATGGAGGCGACATCGGCCGCAGATTGCGGGAGGAAGCGATTGCGCCATCGGTCGCGGCGGGAGCCGGGGAGCCGGCAGAAGTCTGCGCGGGTGCTGTGGGCCATCGCCCGGATAAACGACTACGGTGGCGGGGAGCGGACGCTGGAGATCGTGGAGACGGACGAGAAGAGGCCCGACACTCAAGGGAAGGAGCCAGAGTTCGGGAGGGAACTCATAGTCATCGCGCCGACGAGCCAAATTGCACAAGGAAGCTTTACAGCCACTGGCTGA
- the LOC124157587 gene encoding uncharacterized protein LOC124157587 isoform X1, which translates to MIEASSHSGRRISKQRSSGSAQNGCGKYSNYSLSSTNGNHEEHPKKSKGRTRSHIARNVTSGILGPSIGDTLIGAVEFASPLLRSVTSRRSIETKERRSANGSSIEYHGRTATSENSFQRKKKERRCDRGAGFRKGAVNQLRMLLTPMLDHVILETAEICCCCCRSKMGARLEQDMRQWKQELKEKREGGYKKPRESIGSKRSRREEDEEKKMEDEEKEMDHGSWQDMDDDRMEGQNFGRSRETGAPIKSKRSRRKGDKDKKMEDEEKEMENGNWQDMDDDQMEGENRGRSRETGAPIKSKRGRRKGDEEKKMEDEEKEMEHGSWQDMDDDRMEGEIRGRSRETARNLPRRERTTPSETLVESESLNTVLPARSITSKEEESPAAAEEGISKKSNEVPQMMSIGIQLSDNELFPVKTEFSRQKVTTQDKMSQTEEPDVVVTSAVIKGEPERENLCENQSEEENIVASTPIARKPCKNRRNITESHNREATTGSDWGVCRALSLSKGLVETIALQARAIGGALELGTSLLPKESAFSPASHCRDRRVPGGWPQDSVQQSRSLYRIQNSTMNETTAPSARPKPFPCRKNRPRLDMTTESPIQRRTLPRSRSSMACIPPKSNAQERKPTIQERMGICQEPRNDDSVGWDYAVPHFRGTIEEGPLSSATMNYSYYMEGDKSLENESGRKPSCSEEIADLCDETRQETQMINGERFKSSTEKGQINHIDETETPNTLAGRNYLTPCSTRGNRLTHPSGEEINGDGMAPKSRGPCSSRQTIAVPMLARPLNRCNEYANLNRTQVEDNSWVPDENSAMRSSQDHNLYQEVSDAGNYDHVKQGTDEVSSRKTSDNKDNKEGEEVSGEISGGRDILEKGDPGEGKCENKSDTYSSRPPPISTCFEPRCSDAGLTRKDDYAVCRDQPTTREKNLLELEEIPSQDGKTAKVITRREKNTEVKNTEEFGDKIPFSEDSFESRVEKTNAEEIPKQPPTKRNSFLEMLRRKNGYKRSKRISEVSTTLRGKLCTTIEEEETVETKSTVEYADAEEKIKCLEEGARNDAKPSRSSKEGYYTENDYNEATKVGNVWDVERGEKISQNSSETSLRLPVCDRSGNVVGVREMELKPSKSRRCANREPPTEEGRTNQAEPRKGVQSTLERGELARRSVEDPRRTNSTMEATSAADCGRKRLRHRSRREPGSRQKSARVLWAIARINDYGGGERTLEIVETDEKRPDTQGKEPEFGRELIVIAPTSQIAQGSFTATG; encoded by the exons ATGATAGAAGCATCATCACATTCAGGAAGACGAATTTCAAAACAGAGATCAAGTGGCAGTGCACAGAATGGTTGTGGAAAGTATTCCAATTACTCACTATCTTCAACGAATGGAAACCATGAAGAACATCCAAAAAAATCCAAAG GCAGAACCAGATCACACATCGCCAGGAACGTTACGTCAGGGATCCTGGGTCCGAGTATCGGTGACACGCTCATCGGAGCCGTGGAGTTTGCGAGCCCACTCCTCAGAAGCGTAACCTCCAGAAGAAGTATCGAAACAAAAGAACGCCGAAGTGCCAACGGCTCATCTATCGAGTACCATGGCCGGACTGCGACCTCGGAGAATTCGTTCCAGCGGAAGAAGAAAGAGAGACGCTGTGATCGGGGCGCGGGATTCCGCAAAGGTGCTGTGAACCAGCTGAGGATGTTGCTCACGCCCATGCTGGACCATGTCATCCTCGAGACGGCGGAAATCTGCTGTTGCTGCTGCCGAAGCAAGATGGGAGCGAGGCTAGAGCAGGATATGAGACAGTGGAAACAAGAGTTGAAagagaagagagagggaggatatAAGAAGCCCAGAGAGTCGATCGGAAGCAAAAGGAGTCGTAGGGAAGAAGATGAGGAAAAGAAGATGGAAGATGAGGAAAAGGAGATGGACCATGGGAGTTGGCAGGACATGGATGATGACCGAATGGAAGGACAAAACTTTGGACGGTCCAGAGAGACG GGTGCCCCGATTAAAAGCAAAAGGAGCCGTAGGAAAGGGGATAAAGATAAGAAGATGGAAGATGAGGAAAAGGAGATGGAAAATGGGAATTGGCAGGACATGGATGATGACCAAATGGAAGGAGAAAACCGTGGACGGTCCAGAGAGACG GGTGCCCCGATTAAAAGCAAAAGGGGCCGTAGGAAAGGAGATGAGGAAAAGAAGATGGAAGATGAGGAAAAGGAGATGGAACATGGGAGTTGGCAGGACATGGATGATGACCGAATGGAGGGAGAAATCCGTGGACGGTCCAGAGAGACG GCTAGAAATCTCCCGAGGCGAGAGCGGACAACACCGAGCGAGACGTTAGTGGAGAGCGAATCCCTGAACACGGTCTTGCCAGCGAGAAGTATCACCTCCAAAGAAGAAGAATCTCCCGCCGCGGCTGAAGAAGGAATTTCCAAGAAGTCGAATGAAGTCCCACAAATGATGAGCATAGGAATACAACTGTCCGACAACGAACTTTTTCCTGTTAAAACAGAATTTTCGAGGCAAAAAGTTACAACTCAAGACAAAATGTCACAGACGGAGGAGCCGGACGTCGTCGTAACATCGGCTGTTATCAAGGGTGAGCCcgaaagagaaaatttgtgtgaaaatcagagcgaagaagaaaatattgttgCCTCGACTCCAATTGCAAGAAAACCGTGCAAAAACAGAAGAAACATCACAGAGAGTCATAATCGAGAAGCAACAACTGGATCTGACTGGGGCGTGTGCAGAGCCCTGTCTCTCTCAAAGGGCTTGGTGGAAACGATTGCATTGCAAGCCCGCGCAATTGGAGGAGCTCTTGAACTGGGGACATCCTTGCTGCCGAAAGAGAGTGCATTCTCTCCCGCTTCACACTGCCGGGATCGTCGCGTTCCAGGAGGATGGCCACAAGATTCCGTGCAGCAAAGCAGATCACTCTACCGAATACAAAATTCGACGATGAACGAAACCACAGCTCCTTCAGCAAGACCAAAACCGTTTCCGTGCAGAAAGAATAGGCCTCGACTAGACATGACCACCGAGAGCCCGATCCAAAGACGGACATTACCGAGAAGTAGAAGCTCTATGGCCTGTATACCACCCAAATCCAACGCGCAAGAAAGGAAACCCACGATTCAGGAAAGAATGGGGATTTGTCAAGAGCCTCGAAACGACGATTCAGTCGGATGGGACTACGCGGTGCCTCATTTCCGAGGAACAATAGAAGAAGGTCCGCTTAGCAGCGCGACCATGAACTATAGCTATTATATGGAGGGGGATAAAAGCCTAGAAAACGAAAGTGGTCGCAAGCCCTCATGCAGTGAAGAAATTGCTGATTTATGCGATGAAACACGTCAAGAGACTCAGATGATTAATGGAGAGAGATTTAAGTCATCAACGGAAAAAGGACAAATAAATCATATAGATGAAACTGAAACACCAAATACTCTGGCGGGCAGAAACTATTTAACACCATGCTCTACTCGGGGCAATAGATTAACGCATCCCTCGGGTGAAGAAATAAATGGTGATGGCATGGCGCCAAAAAGTCGTGGACCGTGTTCATCCAGACAGACCATCGCTGTTCCAATGCTTGCTAGGCCTTTAAACAGATGCAACGAATACGCTAATCTCAATAGAACACAAGTTGAAGACAACAGCTGGGTTCcagacgaaaactccgccatgCGTTCATCACAAGACCATAATCTGTACCAAGAAGTGAGTGATGCTGGAAACTATGACCATGTTAAACAAGGGACAGATGAAGTATCCTCTAGAAAGACGAGCGACAATAAAGATAATAAGGAAGGCGAAGAGGTGAGTGGTGAAATTTCTGGAGGAAGAGATATTCTCGAGAAAGGTGACCCTGGTGAAGGAAAATGCGAAAATAAAAGTGACACATATTCCAGTAGACCCCCACCCATATCGACCTGCTTCGAGCCCCGGTGCTCAGACGCCGGGCTGACAAGAAAGGACGACTACGCCGTTTGCAGAGACCAACCCACCACCAGAGAAAAGAATCTCTTAGAATTGGAGGAGATTCCTTCCCAGGATGGAAAAACTGCAAAGGTCATaacgagaagagaaaaaaatactgaggtGAAGAATACGGAGGAGTTCGGTGATAAAATTCCTTTCAGCGAAGATTCATTCGAGAGTAGAGTCGAGAAGACCAATGCAGAAGAGATTCCTAAGCAACCCCCCACGAAACGGAACAGTTTCCTAGAAATGCTGAGGAGGAAGAACGGTTACAAGCGCAGCAAAAGAATTTCAGAGGTTTCCACCACCCTTCGTGGAAAACTATGCACAACCATAGAGGAGGAAGAAACGGTGGAGACAAAGTCAACTGTCGAATATGCAGATGCGgaggaaaagataaaatgttTGGAGGAGGGCGCGAGGAATGATGCTAAACCGTCAAGGTCTTCAAAAGAAGGGTACTATACGGAAAACGACTACAACGAGGCCACCAAG gtaggAAATGTTTGGGACGTCGAGAGGGGAGAGAAGATATCTCAAAACTCATCGGAGACCAGCCTTCGTCTACCAGtttgcgaccgaagtggcaatgtGGTCGGCGTCCGCGAAATGGAACTGAAACCCAGCAAATCTAGGAGGTGTGCCAACAGAGAGCCACCAACGGAGGAAGGGCGAACAAACCAAGCAGAGCCGAGGAAAGGGGTCCAATCAACCCTGGAGAGGGGTGAACTGGCCAGGAGAAGTGTCGAGGACCCGAGGCGGACGAATTCGACGATGGAGGCGACATCGGCCGCAGATTGCGGGAGGAAGCGATTGCGCCATCGGTCGCGGCGGGAGCCGGGGAGCCGGCAGAAGTCTGCGCGGGTGCTGTGGGCCATCGCCCGGATAAACGACTACGGTGGCGGGGAGCGGACGCTGGAGATCGTGGAGACGGACGAGAAGAGGCCCGACACTCAAGGGAAGGAGCCAGAGTTCGGGAGGGAACTCATAGTCATCGCGCCGACGAGCCAAATTGCACAAGGAAGCTTTACAGCCACTGGCTGA
- the LOC124157587 gene encoding uncharacterized protein LOC124157587 isoform X3 yields MIEASSHSGRRISKQRSSGSAQNGCGKYSNYSLSSTNGNHEEHPKKSKGRTRSHIARNVTSGILGPSIGDTLIGAVEFASPLLRSVTSRRSIETKERRSANGSSIEYHGRTATSENSFQRKKKERRCDRGAGFRKGAVNQLRMLLTPMLDHVILETAEICCCCCRSKMGARLEQDMRQWKQELKEKREGGYKKPRESIGSKRSRREEDEEKKMEDEEKEMDHGSWQDMDDDRMEGQNFGRSRETGAPIKSKRSRRKGDKDKKMEDEEKEMENGNWQDMDDDQMEGENRGRSRETARNLPRRERTTPSETLVESESLNTVLPARSITSKEEESPAAAEEGISKKSNEVPQMMSIGIQLSDNELFPVKTEFSRQKVTTQDKMSQTEEPDVVVTSAVIKGEPERENLCENQSEEENIVASTPIARKPCKNRRNITESHNREATTGSDWGVCRALSLSKGLVETIALQARAIGGALELGTSLLPKESAFSPASHCRDRRVPGGWPQDSVQQSRSLYRIQNSTMNETTAPSARPKPFPCRKNRPRLDMTTESPIQRRTLPRSRSSMACIPPKSNAQERKPTIQERMGICQEPRNDDSVGWDYAVPHFRGTIEEGPLSSATMNYSYYMEGDKSLENESGRKPSCSEEIADLCDETRQETQMINGERFKSSTEKGQINHIDETETPNTLAGRNYLTPCSTRGNRLTHPSGEEINGDGMAPKSRGPCSSRQTIAVPMLARPLNRCNEYANLNRTQVEDNSWVPDENSAMRSSQDHNLYQEVSDAGNYDHVKQGTDEVSSRKTSDNKDNKEGEEVSGEISGGRDILEKGDPGEGKCENKSDTYSSRPPPISTCFEPRCSDAGLTRKDDYAVCRDQPTTREKNLLELEEIPSQDGKTAKVITRREKNTEVKNTEEFGDKIPFSEDSFESRVEKTNAEEIPKQPPTKRNSFLEMLRRKNGYKRSKRISEVSTTLRGKLCTTIEEEETVETKSTVEYADAEEKIKCLEEGARNDAKPSRSSKEGYYTENDYNEATKVGNVWDVERGEKISQNSSETSLRLPVCDRSGNVVGVREMELKPSKSRRCANREPPTEEGRTNQAEPRKGVQSTLERGELARRSVEDPRRTNSTMEATSAADCGRKRLRHRSRREPGSRQKSARVLWAIARINDYGGGERTLEIVETDEKRPDTQGKEPEFGRELIVIAPTSQIAQGSFTATG; encoded by the exons ATGATAGAAGCATCATCACATTCAGGAAGACGAATTTCAAAACAGAGATCAAGTGGCAGTGCACAGAATGGTTGTGGAAAGTATTCCAATTACTCACTATCTTCAACGAATGGAAACCATGAAGAACATCCAAAAAAATCCAAAG GCAGAACCAGATCACACATCGCCAGGAACGTTACGTCAGGGATCCTGGGTCCGAGTATCGGTGACACGCTCATCGGAGCCGTGGAGTTTGCGAGCCCACTCCTCAGAAGCGTAACCTCCAGAAGAAGTATCGAAACAAAAGAACGCCGAAGTGCCAACGGCTCATCTATCGAGTACCATGGCCGGACTGCGACCTCGGAGAATTCGTTCCAGCGGAAGAAGAAAGAGAGACGCTGTGATCGGGGCGCGGGATTCCGCAAAGGTGCTGTGAACCAGCTGAGGATGTTGCTCACGCCCATGCTGGACCATGTCATCCTCGAGACGGCGGAAATCTGCTGTTGCTGCTGCCGAAGCAAGATGGGAGCGAGGCTAGAGCAGGATATGAGACAGTGGAAACAAGAGTTGAAagagaagagagagggaggatatAAGAAGCCCAGAGAGTCGATCGGAAGCAAAAGGAGTCGTAGGGAAGAAGATGAGGAAAAGAAGATGGAAGATGAGGAAAAGGAGATGGACCATGGGAGTTGGCAGGACATGGATGATGACCGAATGGAAGGACAAAACTTTGGACGGTCCAGAGAGACG GGTGCCCCGATTAAAAGCAAAAGGAGCCGTAGGAAAGGGGATAAAGATAAGAAGATGGAAGATGAGGAAAAGGAGATGGAAAATGGGAATTGGCAGGACATGGATGATGACCAAATGGAAGGAGAAAACCGTGGACGGTCCAGAGAGACG GCTAGAAATCTCCCGAGGCGAGAGCGGACAACACCGAGCGAGACGTTAGTGGAGAGCGAATCCCTGAACACGGTCTTGCCAGCGAGAAGTATCACCTCCAAAGAAGAAGAATCTCCCGCCGCGGCTGAAGAAGGAATTTCCAAGAAGTCGAATGAAGTCCCACAAATGATGAGCATAGGAATACAACTGTCCGACAACGAACTTTTTCCTGTTAAAACAGAATTTTCGAGGCAAAAAGTTACAACTCAAGACAAAATGTCACAGACGGAGGAGCCGGACGTCGTCGTAACATCGGCTGTTATCAAGGGTGAGCCcgaaagagaaaatttgtgtgaaaatcagagcgaagaagaaaatattgttgCCTCGACTCCAATTGCAAGAAAACCGTGCAAAAACAGAAGAAACATCACAGAGAGTCATAATCGAGAAGCAACAACTGGATCTGACTGGGGCGTGTGCAGAGCCCTGTCTCTCTCAAAGGGCTTGGTGGAAACGATTGCATTGCAAGCCCGCGCAATTGGAGGAGCTCTTGAACTGGGGACATCCTTGCTGCCGAAAGAGAGTGCATTCTCTCCCGCTTCACACTGCCGGGATCGTCGCGTTCCAGGAGGATGGCCACAAGATTCCGTGCAGCAAAGCAGATCACTCTACCGAATACAAAATTCGACGATGAACGAAACCACAGCTCCTTCAGCAAGACCAAAACCGTTTCCGTGCAGAAAGAATAGGCCTCGACTAGACATGACCACCGAGAGCCCGATCCAAAGACGGACATTACCGAGAAGTAGAAGCTCTATGGCCTGTATACCACCCAAATCCAACGCGCAAGAAAGGAAACCCACGATTCAGGAAAGAATGGGGATTTGTCAAGAGCCTCGAAACGACGATTCAGTCGGATGGGACTACGCGGTGCCTCATTTCCGAGGAACAATAGAAGAAGGTCCGCTTAGCAGCGCGACCATGAACTATAGCTATTATATGGAGGGGGATAAAAGCCTAGAAAACGAAAGTGGTCGCAAGCCCTCATGCAGTGAAGAAATTGCTGATTTATGCGATGAAACACGTCAAGAGACTCAGATGATTAATGGAGAGAGATTTAAGTCATCAACGGAAAAAGGACAAATAAATCATATAGATGAAACTGAAACACCAAATACTCTGGCGGGCAGAAACTATTTAACACCATGCTCTACTCGGGGCAATAGATTAACGCATCCCTCGGGTGAAGAAATAAATGGTGATGGCATGGCGCCAAAAAGTCGTGGACCGTGTTCATCCAGACAGACCATCGCTGTTCCAATGCTTGCTAGGCCTTTAAACAGATGCAACGAATACGCTAATCTCAATAGAACACAAGTTGAAGACAACAGCTGGGTTCcagacgaaaactccgccatgCGTTCATCACAAGACCATAATCTGTACCAAGAAGTGAGTGATGCTGGAAACTATGACCATGTTAAACAAGGGACAGATGAAGTATCCTCTAGAAAGACGAGCGACAATAAAGATAATAAGGAAGGCGAAGAGGTGAGTGGTGAAATTTCTGGAGGAAGAGATATTCTCGAGAAAGGTGACCCTGGTGAAGGAAAATGCGAAAATAAAAGTGACACATATTCCAGTAGACCCCCACCCATATCGACCTGCTTCGAGCCCCGGTGCTCAGACGCCGGGCTGACAAGAAAGGACGACTACGCCGTTTGCAGAGACCAACCCACCACCAGAGAAAAGAATCTCTTAGAATTGGAGGAGATTCCTTCCCAGGATGGAAAAACTGCAAAGGTCATaacgagaagagaaaaaaatactgaggtGAAGAATACGGAGGAGTTCGGTGATAAAATTCCTTTCAGCGAAGATTCATTCGAGAGTAGAGTCGAGAAGACCAATGCAGAAGAGATTCCTAAGCAACCCCCCACGAAACGGAACAGTTTCCTAGAAATGCTGAGGAGGAAGAACGGTTACAAGCGCAGCAAAAGAATTTCAGAGGTTTCCACCACCCTTCGTGGAAAACTATGCACAACCATAGAGGAGGAAGAAACGGTGGAGACAAAGTCAACTGTCGAATATGCAGATGCGgaggaaaagataaaatgttTGGAGGAGGGCGCGAGGAATGATGCTAAACCGTCAAGGTCTTCAAAAGAAGGGTACTATACGGAAAACGACTACAACGAGGCCACCAAG gtaggAAATGTTTGGGACGTCGAGAGGGGAGAGAAGATATCTCAAAACTCATCGGAGACCAGCCTTCGTCTACCAGtttgcgaccgaagtggcaatgtGGTCGGCGTCCGCGAAATGGAACTGAAACCCAGCAAATCTAGGAGGTGTGCCAACAGAGAGCCACCAACGGAGGAAGGGCGAACAAACCAAGCAGAGCCGAGGAAAGGGGTCCAATCAACCCTGGAGAGGGGTGAACTGGCCAGGAGAAGTGTCGAGGACCCGAGGCGGACGAATTCGACGATGGAGGCGACATCGGCCGCAGATTGCGGGAGGAAGCGATTGCGCCATCGGTCGCGGCGGGAGCCGGGGAGCCGGCAGAAGTCTGCGCGGGTGCTGTGGGCCATCGCCCGGATAAACGACTACGGTGGCGGGGAGCGGACGCTGGAGATCGTGGAGACGGACGAGAAGAGGCCCGACACTCAAGGGAAGGAGCCAGAGTTCGGGAGGGAACTCATAGTCATCGCGCCGACGAGCCAAATTGCACAAGGAAGCTTTACAGCCACTGGCTGA